The following are encoded in a window of Manihot esculenta cultivar AM560-2 chromosome 8, M.esculenta_v8, whole genome shotgun sequence genomic DNA:
- the LOC110621393 gene encoding putative phytosulfokines 6: MKPNSFVFIFFLLLLLLLSSASARLLLPPRLVEKASYEITKLPITSFSGKKEDVSSLMGLEEDECDERDEECLKRRMVAEAHLDYIYTQHHKKP, translated from the exons ATGAAGCCAAACTCTTTcgtcttcatcttctttcttcttcttcttcttcttctatccTCAGCATCTGCTCGTCTCCTGCTGCCTCCGAGACTAG TTGAGAAAGCGAGTTATGAGATTACAAAGCTGCCAATAACTTCATTCAGTGGGAAAAAAGAAGATGTTTCCAGT CTTATGGGTTTAGAGGAAGATGAATGTGATGAGAGAGATGAAGAATGCCTCAAGAGAAGGATGGTAGCAGAGGCTCACTTGGATTACATTTATACTCAACACCATAAGAAGCCTTGA